The following DNA comes from Mya arenaria isolate MELC-2E11 chromosome 11, ASM2691426v1.
TGAGGTATTGCAAGTAGTAGAGAAATGTGATAGCATCGATCACTGCTAAATCCATCCATCTATCAAGTATTAGGTGCCTGCCTTGTTGCTGCTCAGGACTTGTTGAAGTAAACATATCATAAACAAGGTGGCTTGGGACACAGTGTTGTTCATGTAAGGTAAAACTTACACACAGGGCTGTGCTGGTTCTAAGTAATTCCAAGTTAGAAGTGTGAACTGCTTTTGCTGAAAACCCTTCTCTATTTTTCATAAGCGGACGTTTTCTACAGCAGCAATATCGCCACATACTGGTATGACCATCCTTGAGTACTTCACATTTCGCCAAAAGTCTTGCAGCTGATTCAAACTCACCGCTACAGTAAAGCGAAGAAGCAAATTTGAGCTTCATGGATAACATGTCTGCCTTCATAGAGCAACTATACATATTCAGATACTCTGAGTTTAAGCGCTGACCAATGCTGATGGCATATGAAGCTTGAACTGATGCTAGAATTCCACAAAGGAATGTAAGCAGTACAGATGCGGCTTCTTCTTCTAGCTTGTCCCCAATGTCTTGGAGATTATTGCAGCACTCCATTAAAAAACGGAGCGTATTGTTAGCTTCTGAGAAAGTTGAATACCTCACAATCTGCAAAACTCCTGTATAGATTTGTAAAACTGCAAAACAATACTGACAGAACAAATCATTTGCAATACTAGAAAGATTTTCCTGTGCATTTGAAAGCAGCAAATACTGAAAGTTCGAAAAAAATCTTGTCATTCTCTGACCTAAATCATCTATAGAAATGAAAAAGACGCAGTTCAAATTGTTGACAATCATATCAGTAATTATTCCTGTCAGTTTCATTAACTGGGACTTGGAAAGTTTTCCAGTGAACAAATTtacatctgaaataaaataatgaggCATGTAATATTGCCTTGCCCATCTTAGGAGAGTCttgaaacacaaaataacaCATGCGACAATGTTTCTGTCAGTCCAGACTTCAGAGTTATAGTTTTCAACAGTAAAAAGAACAGCAGTTTTCATGTGGTAAGAGGTAAGCCGATCACCTAATAACGGTTGAATAAAAGACTTTTTTAGAATTTTGAGGGTAACATACACTTTGATTTGTACAAGATTTAAATCGAACATCAAAATTCTTTCCATCTGTGAAGTTGAAAAACACCATTCAATCTTGGGATTTGCACTATAATGTGAGCCCTGTGGAATTACACATGATTCACAGTTTCCGATCTTTTGAATGGTTTCTGGAAGCGGCCAGTGACCAGGCCGAGGCCGTCGTGacacatatttacattcatCGGGTAACTTTAAACATGGAAATTTGAAAACCAAGTCGATATCGTCCACCATACTTCTTGAAGGTCCATGCGTaatcacttttttaaaagcttttttcaTTGGTTCGTCTATTTCTGCATGAGTCATTAGAACTCTGCCGTATTGGTCTTTTACATCGGTAGAGGTTAATTGGACCTCAGCAGGCGCAGCAACATCTATTCCTACCCTTTGTAAACAACAGAATTGTGAAGCAGTGTTctcatttttaatcattaaaagaTTTATCCTTCCTGGACAAAACTCACTCATACTTTCAATCACAATGTAGGTAGGAAATTTTATATTCGCATCTCTATCTGAATCCAATCCAATAGTTGTTGTCCCTTCAATTTTACTTCCTACATAGGACAGTTCTAAACTGTTTTTTATCAAGCGGGCATTAAtagtaaacattttttctattgTCATGAAAGTTCTTCTCGTTTTTCTGATCATGGTTTGTGTCACTCCAATGTCATCTAACACACTAGAAAGTCTCAGTGACATCATCTTCTGCCATTCTGAATCACAATCCATTTTGAACCcacaaaacttttttaaatgaaataccaaTGTCTTGTGCACTTAAACTAAGTGAAACTATTAAAAATATCGTTAATTAGACTACAGCAAATACATTTCCTCAACAAGTGGAATAATTTATACATCGATCGGAAATTGCAGTCATTGTACACAACTCAATATAAACCTGAAATCTGTAGACCCTGACCTAGCACGCTGTTATTTGAAACCGGAGAACCTACATTATACATGAGATTTTTATTACCACTTTCATGAAATTCAAAGCTacattaacttaaataaatgtggTTCATGATCAGACTGTTCTTCTGGCCATGAACTTTTATGTTTCAATCAGTTAATAGTGTTATAAAATGCTACATATTATGTTCTTTGTGCTATGCTTTACAAAGCTTTGACTGAACTTGTAAAAGTTTCTCATTAAATGTTacctatttaaatacatgtgtatccTATAAACAGAAAGGAGCTACATTTTCTTTTCCCACTGTTTTCATGCCCTACTGTGGTTATCCCAACTCTGTGCTTTGTCAGGGACATGTACTGGTCATTGTGAACAAAGGAATGTTAAATGTTTCTTATGACTATGTTTATACCAAATTCTAAACTGTACAGAATATTCGTATCTATGTAAACccacattttatttacatttaaaaaaaaataagatgtgagttttccttaattttgtaaataaatgtttcaattttgatgcaaatgtttTCCTGACTGTTGAACACTTCTTGCTTATGACAACTTgctaacattttttgtttttgttttcaaattaaatttggaCTGGGGCGAGACGAGAATCAGATGATTTTTTCTTCAGCCTTATTCTCTGAGTACCgtaacataaaaacaacatatttttttcaacatattttctttcatctattaaaacaacatttaaaacaatacaacaaattaaCAGGTTGTCTTTGATTTGAAGTTGATCATGAACACATCACTAGATAAAATTTTAACTAttgaataaatgtacaaatgcttattaagataaaaGATTACATCAAAGGATTGTAAAAGCAAACATAGACTCTTATTTGGCACAGAGACAATAATGACAAGAAATTGCATTTAGTATACCAAGTAACTAAATTCCCCCACACACCTTCCAAGCAATAGCATAATGTCTAAGTATACCACAGTATACAAATATGGTATACCAAAAGTTTAATTctttagaaacaaaacaaaccataTAGACTTACGGGTATTCACAAGTACAAACTAAAAACCCATTTAAGGAAAGTCAATTGAGgatagttttgttttaagaacATCAATAGTAACCtacataatgtataaaaatacacTATGAATATTGCACTAAATAAATTGCACCTTAAATACTGTTCTTTCTGTGAagattctaaaataaatatttttgacacTAAAAATGAAGGCATCACGTAATTATTCTGACTTGATATAAGTTATAACACTTTcttagaaaacaaaaacaacaaaacgtCACAACCCTACTGACTAATAGTGATTTCACAATATTTTGGTTATACACAAATGTTTACTTACTACATAATGTAACAGTGACtatattgaaacacttctgactaagtttaaacatttgtgaatttCAACATGTCATAACCCTTCAGCAGATTTTGGTAAAAACAACTGAACACAAGAATAATCTTTTCCTATCACATGAAcacattatttttcttaaaattaacattcaagCAAAAACTTAACAATATCTGTAACACTATAACACTTGTCtcttatttatatcaaatcaatGGTTGTCCAGTTTGGCAAAGTGGTTTATACACTACTTTCTCACCAAGATTGGTGGCACACTCCCTTCCCAACAAATCTATCTGGGTTCGATTCCAAGCCTAGGCACATGTGATTTTGGTTGGAAGTCATCAAGCAagacaaatgttgtttttttcaattacccCCACCACACTCTTGCACaacaaatatttctaaaatacaaTCTGTAACTACTATTCACTCATTTGATATCAAAGATTACTTTCACTAcaacattaaagaaaatatttttcatcttGTAAGAATTTGCATTTTTAAGTCTGAGTCTCAGTTAAGTTTGTGTCTCAGTTAAGATTTGGTCTCAGTTAAGTCTGAGTCTCAGTTAAGTCTGGGCCTCAATTAAGTCTGGGTCTCAGTGAAGTCTGGGCCTCAGTTAAGTCTTGGTCTCAGTTAAGTCTGGGTCTCAGTTAAGTCTGGTTCTCAGTGAAGTTTGGGCCTCAGTGAAGTCTGGGTCTCAGTTAAGTCTGGGTATCAGTTGAATCTGAGTCTCAGTTAAGTTTGAGTCTCAGTTGAGTCTGAGTCTAAGTTAAGTTTGGGTCTCAGTTAAGTTTGGGCCTCAGTTAAGATTGAGTCTCAGTTAAGTATGGGCCTCATTTAAGATTGGGTCTCAGTTAAGTTTGGGCCTCAGTTAAGTCTAAGTCTCAGTTGAGTCTGGGTCTGAGTTAAGCCTGGGTCTCAGTTAAGTTTGGGCCTCAGTTAAGATTGGGTCTCAGTTAAGTCTGGGTCTCAGTTAAGTCTGAGTCTCAGATAagtctgagtctcaaactgAGTGTCAAGAGGTTAGTAAATACAGACCCTGACTTTTCTAATTAATTGTGCACCTCACTAGAGTAAAAACCTGATATGCTTCCACGGTAAATCTCACTCACttggttaaaattaaacaaactgcTTGTTCACTATATCTGGCTTTCTTTTTTCCAACAAATTGtctataaaaaataatcaaatattgttaaaaaagtatttattaaaaatgtatcgTTTAAAACTAAGCCCAGAAGTACTTTCAGTTCCGTTACATCTGGTATATTGAATGCCTGATGGGAGAGCCAACTCCCTTATTCATTTACACACTGCAGAAACTGGTAAACAAGGAAACATaaggaaacatattttgctttgcATTTAATATTGCATGGTTTGcaataaccatcgccattttcataacatagattaaaagtttttttctctaGTTTTCAAGGATTTTTTTGCCTGCGCCTTATAAACACTAGCATCTTATATatcagtcatttacggtatgtGCTAGAGCCCTTCATCATATAAGTTAGAACACtaacaaatgatttattgtCATATTCTTTGTCCATACTTACTAATATAGTCTTGGTTTGAGATTCAGAAATGCACATTTATAACtatattatacaaaaatctATGTCATCATCTTAGTCTAAACAAATTGCTAGACCtactatttatcaaataaatatacaacaatAGTAACAATAATTGCTTCAGAAgtagcatcatcatcatcaataggtactagaaggaaagttacactgaaatgaaaatttgcAGTTCTGCAATTtaagtctgaactcagacttgacaTTGTTCAAAATTATGACCCCAGAGTCCACATTCTTCATTCATCTACACACTATAGAATTGTGTAGCTGCGCAGCTACACTGGACCTCTATCTGCCCAAGACGGAACTGAATCCGTTTCAACCACGTCAGCAGGATGTTGGAGTTGATACACGTCTGTTCAGATGACGGCGCAGGGGGCTGCCAGTTTTGGACTGTCTGCAATCTCACTTGAAGGTGCCCTGGCAGCTGCATAGAGAAAACAACAGAAGGTTAGTTGATACACGTTTGCTCAGATGATGATGCAGGCGGTTGCCAGTTTTGGACTGTCTGCAGTCTCACTTGAAGGTGCCCTGGCAGCTGCATAGAGAAAACAACATGAGTTTATTTGATACACGTCTGCTCAGATGACAGCGCAGTGGGCTGCCAGTTTTGGACTGTCTGCAATCTTACTTGAAGGTGCCCTGGCAGCTGCATAGAGAAAACAACATGAGTTTATTTGATACACGTCTGCTCAGATGACAGTGCAGTGGGCTGCCAGTTTTGGACTGTCTGCAGTCTCATTTGAAGGTGCCCTGGCAGCTGCATAGAGAAAACAACATGAGCTTTGTTAATACACATGTGTTTAGATGATGGCGCAGTTGGCTGCCATTTTTGGACTATCTGCAGTCTCACTTGAAGGTGACTTGGCAGCTGCGTAGAGAAAACAGCATGAGTTTTTTTGATACATGTCTGCTCAGAAGACTGTGCAGGCGGCGGCTGGTTTTGGACTTTCTGCAGATTCATTTAAAAGTGACCTGGTAGCTGCATAGAGAAAACAACATGAGTAGTTGATACACGTCTGCTCAAATGATGGCGCAGGCGGTTGCCAGTTTTGGACTGTCTGCAGTCTCACCTGAAGATGCCCTGGCAGCTGCATAGGGAAAACGATATGAGGTTAGTTTATACACATCTGCTCAGATGATGGCACAGCGCAGGAGGCTGCCAGTTTTGACGTGTCTGCAGTCTCACTTGAAGATGCCCTGGCAGCttcatagaaaaaacaacaagaggCTATGGAATATATGTCTGCTCAGATGACTAGGCATGCAGCTACCAGTTTTGAACCACCTTACCTGCAGGTGGCCTGGCAGCTGCAGGTTTAAAAAACGATGTTATTGGTAGATTATAACAAaatttctgacatttttttttttgaaagaaaaaaagtgcATGACTGTTATCTATGGCAGTTGGGGCAGCTTCATTAAGAATCATAGGAGCAATTTCATAACTGGGAACACAGTACAGCACTGTTGTTGAACCCTCAACAATTATTCTTGATAAAGTGACATCTGCATTAGAGGTGGGAGGAGCCAAGCAAACACCTTATTAAGTAGAAGTTGTATATTGTCAGTGATATTAGCAAACTGGAGCtttaatgaaacattaaattcTTACTATATTCAACTTACCTGCTGATGGTAGGCATATAGAATTGAAGTCCACATAGGAAACAGCTGAAAAACAAAAAGTCATGTGAAATAGTGTAATGTCCAGCAGTCTTATAAAGTTATGTGTCATGTTGTTAAGTTACTTGTTCATGTACATGACAGTATTCTCTAAGTAAAAATATTATAGAAACGATATGAACAAAATCAAAAGTTGAGTCAAACTCTCTTATCTCGATTTTCTGGTTGTGTTTTACTGGTCCTGTATTCTGTCTGTgtctttataaaacaattttttatctCAGGCATTCTCTAGATCAAAGTCATATTTTAGTCCCTGTAGATgaattttacacatttcattCATCCTACATGCCAAACTGCAGGCCCACATTCGCCATGCCTACGTCCACTACTGGATCTATTTTAGACTTCAAGAAATATTAGCGAGAACAGATATCAAACTTAGTTTGGTgctacatgttttgtatttaggTTAtgcaaatgtttgttattttgaagtTCTGCCGATGGTCCCAATGACTTTGACAAAATGGGCTTTTACTTTATGGACAAACTAGcagataatttgaatttaagaGTACAAAGTACCTTGGCAAGAACACTGGAGTTACACTCTTGAAGAGCTTCCATCAGACTGAGGAAGTGAAGGTTCACCAGTTCTGCAAGctgaaatatatacatcattgttctgttatacatgtaccatATTTGTCCGAAAAGATGTGCACTTccttatacatacatgtacagacaTGGGGACTTTTTCTGTGCATTTCTTTAGATTTTAGGACCTAATTATTCTTATTCTgattcaaattataaaacattgagCTTGATTTACTGTAAAATGATGAAACAGTCATCATTATGTTGACAGCACACATGCTAACATTCCTCgaactcctcagccatttttCTCGAAACTACCTTGatgtatatacattgtatatggtTTTCATATAGCTCAtaaattggtatgtttaagtccgctgcaagtaagattgcgtagtaatttaattcaacagttaaacttaatgacctaactcttgggaatctctttgcaataatacacttcactggcaatcaatttaaactttgatcaataaataaacgctaaaacattacatttaattaatgatataattcaaaaatttactaactacttctactgatgtaccggcatatatCAGAGGTTGTATTCGATACAAATGGCTGAGAAGCTCCGAATGGCTAGCATTATTACAATAAACCTTCACCTTAGTGTACTACTCTTATATGTAGGTTACACAACACCAATATTTACTGACAAAAGAGGGTCTGAAATATGACTTGCTTATTAAGACAAAAACAATTACTGTATCTGTTATCAGAATACAATGTGTTTTATCagttacacatataattatactAAATACAGTTATTTTAGATTTCATGAAAGTTTAAGTCCATTTATATAGGTTGGGAATTTAAAACCTAGCAAATGTTTCCAACTTAAGTAGCATTCTGatgatgaaataataaaattgtcaattcTAAACCCTGCAGAATTGGCAAAAACTAAACCAATCTCAGAAAAAATCTCTACTAGCAGTACTTTTTCTCATCTTTTTGTGAATGGGGCCACATTGAAAATAGTGACATGATACAGATACTTTTCAAAAACCCATATTTCTAACACAATGAGTACTATTATAAGTAATGAAGAAAGTGCTAGAAATGGCACTGCATAGTGTGGCTTACTATGATTTCTATGCTTAATACCCTTATAGAGaacaatttacaaaactttCATACCCAAAAAGATCAACTTATATAATACCCAAAATGATGGAGGAATTTATTTGTGAATTTGCCAGTGCTTTTATGGGAGAAGAGGGCCCAAAGGGTCAAGGAACACTCACCTTATATATAAAACACTGGCCATTGCATTTGGTCATACTTGGCTCATAACTGAACTTTATTTTGCAAAGATTTTAAGgacatacattttcatttttttttttttttcaaatataataatggTAAAGAAATGAAAGTGATACAGCAGTACCAATGTTAAATATagcatttttaataaatcaggAGCAATAACTCTTGATATGTTGGTCTTATTTGTTCTTCAAGACTGGGCCCATAATTGAACTTGGCAGAGATATTGTGGGCATacatattctttataaaaaggATTagaatttgtgaaaaaataaagcTGCCTGactgataaaaatgttaaatctggcattttttcataaaatcaaggACAATGACTCTTAACCAACTTGTCTGTTTTGGCCCATAATCTAAGTTGGCAAAACATTTAAGGTCATTCATGTTCTTTCCAAAATTGATGAGGATTGGTGAAGAAATGAAGAATCAAATgtgtaaacaatgttaaataaggCATATTCTGATAAATGAAGGGCAAAACCTCTTGACCAACTGGAAAGATTTGGCCCATAATAAAAGTTGTCTGAGTTTTATGGCTATAAACATTGATCCCAGTTTCAGAACTATGGAAGCTGAAGGGGTTACAAATCAATTGTGGACGACAGATAGACGGACACAAGGCAATCACAAAATGTTGACCTGTTTGTGGTAGTCTTTTAGAAATGAATGTGGCTCAGTTTGGGCCCTGTTTTAGGTAAAGGAAAAATAACAGTACAATGACCACTGCTACATCTAaatgtatttgaacaataaGAATAGAATAATAAGAATTGGGCAATCAGAGATACCATTCTGCACACAATTACTTCAACAACATTAAATTCTCAAACTACACTAGACTAGTACAAACCTCCAATGTTGATTTATCCTGAGATTGCATTAAGAAACAACAGAATATGGTACAAAtggaaatcaaaatataatgcaCATTGTGATTAGGGCAAATGAGATGAGAGAAACCATCAGAAGTGTGCTCCGGGAGTAATATATTGGGATTTCAAGGGTTTCAGCTGATGATAGTCAACTGTGAAAATTGCCAGGCACCTATGAGGGATTAACAGGCTTTCAAGTgatcaataacaaaaaaagtagGGATAAAAGTAGGaggatatttttgaaaaagtagAGTTAAATAGGGATATTTAGAGCAAAAAGTAGTAGTAGGGCTCTTTACTTACTGTTTTGGATGCAAATAAATGAGAACTAAAGCTATTCATCAATTGTGATATACATGATTGTAGTTATCTTTGCTTAATAAGAACCAGTGCGTCAAGAGGGATTCAGCCACAGGATGAGGAGATGAATTTGGAATGGGTGTCTCTGACTTGTCAACATGCATCACTCATTCTCATCAAAGAACCCCTCTTGCAGCACTGAAGACCTACTGCATCAaactaattaaacaaaaatactagaaatggcttcttattaaaaaaaagatttagaTTATATCAATCAAGGCATTTAGTAAATACTTTCTATTATTTCTCgaactattttaacaaaaaagtagggatagtagggctttttcaagaaaaagtagggaaaagtaggaGCCTAACAAAAAAATCGGGAAAAGTAAGAAAAGAAGGGCCCGCTTGAATGCCCACAATAGGGTATAAATGGGCTTAGacctgtaataaaaaaaaatccaaattcttttatattatttcaaggtacttcctaCTGGTTTTAATGCCATCCTGCAGAGCAAAAACAATCGTTACAACTGTACAAAAATTAAAAGCACCAAATCCTGATTTTAGCATTAATCATGAAAATTTTAGAATCCCTGTCTGATTTTTAAACCTAGTTTTACAATAATTTCTTTAATCAAATCTTAAGCTAATCAGGTGGATCTTTTTCAAGCAATTTTCTTTTACGTATTCAAATTTTCATGAAGATTTAACAGGATTGACCAAGAATTATGTAGACATTTGCTGCAATTTAAGTTCTTATTTACCCAACAATTCTGATGAGTTCTGCAGAAAATATATGCTGCGAtatttccaagaaaatataTGTCTGAGACACACTCCGATTATGAAAACATGCATAATGTATATGGGTACATGCCAAAATTAAGAAGAAGTAAGTTTGTATATGTAATAGGAATTCAACATTATAACTcaaaagctcatttttgatgTTAGTAAAACAGTATGTGATAGAAAAAGCTAATTTCTACCCCATAAAACACacttcaaaaatgttaaaatcagaaaaaatgaagttttggCAAGCATAAATCCATACATAATTAGAGTCAATGATTCTGCTTTAACCAAAGAGACGCTGTCAGTTTTGTCACTGATAAAAGTAAGAATGATATTCTCATAATTTCAAAAACCTGCCTCAACAAAAGACATATTCCTTCCATGACTCTATCCACAAGTTTTGCATGCTAAAGTGGTCCAATAACCAAGATTTCTTAATTAACTTacttccatttcaaattcagtaatctttttaaacttCTGTACACTTTACATTTATTTCTAGcggccatgattacaaacagtctcaagtctgagttcagggGCCATGAtgacaaacagtctcaagtctgagttcaggggccatgattacaaacagtctcaagtctgagttcagggGGCCATGATCACAAACAGTCTAAAGTCTGAGTTCAgggggccatgattacaaacagtctcaagtctgagttcaggggccatgattacaaacagtctcaagtctgagttcagggggccatgattacaaacagtctcaagtctgagttcaggggccatgattacaaacagtctcaagtctgagttcaggggccatgattacaaacagtctcaagtctgagttcagggggccatgattacaaacagtctcaagtctgagttcagggGCCATGAtgacaaacagtctcaagtctgagttcagggggccatgattacaaacagtctaaAGTCTGAGTTCAGGGGCCATGATTTCAAACAGtttcaagtctgagttcagggGCCATGAtgacaaacagtctcaagtctgagtgcAGGAGTCATGATTATGAatagtctcaagtctgagttcaggggccatgattacaaacagtctaaAGTCTGAgctcaggggccatgattacaaacagtctcaagtctgagttcagggggccatgattacaaacagtctcaagtctgagttcagggggccatgattacaaacagtctcaagtctgagttcagggggccatgattacaaacagtctcaagtctgagttcaggggccatgattacaaacagtctcaagtctgagttcaggggccatgattacaaacagtctcaagtctgagttcaggggccatgattacaaacagtgtcaagtctgagttcaggggccatgattacaaacagtctcaagtttgagttcaggggccatgatttcaaacagtctcaagtctgagttcaggggccttgattacaaacagtctcaagtctgagttcaggggccatgattacaaacagtctcaagtctgagttcaggggccatgattacaaacagtctcaagtctgagctcagggggccatgattacaaacagtctcaagtctgagttcaggggccatgattacaaaccGTCTCAAGTCTCAGTTCAAGGGTCATGATTACAAACCGTCTCAAGTCTCAGTTCAGCAGTCATGAACTCAGATTTTAGACTGTGAATTATCAAGGGTCCAGAAGACAACAAATGAGTGTAACAAAATTGACAGAGTCcctttatctttaaaacaactAAAGAGACACAATATACGCTGatgcaaaaaaattgtttacaaattaaaaaaaatatgagtgATATTTTGACGCTTTTTTAACTGGAAAATTTGTGGCAAAGTAGCTaggttttcaatgaaaaaatcatttataaaggcttatatATTTCAACCTGTATAAAAATCACATGctcgtttttgttttgataattaaagtcaaatgagttaaacagaatattgcaatataatatatatttctttttacatcAGTCTAAACTGTGCCCctttttactttgaaataaagtatataaaaatcGATCTCCCTTACCACTTTAGAGTGGGACAAAAGCTGTAGAATTCCGGGGGTGACGCGTGCCCAGAAATCCATCACGGTTGACGAGGCTGCTACGTAGTTCTCAGACGTGCTGTTGTACATGGCAGCTATGCTCTCACAGTACATTGTCCATAgcttaaaaaagaacaacagtTTACAGTGATTTTTCTAGGTGCAATTTACTTTGGTTAGCTGTTACCCCTGAGAAGAAGTGTCCATTTCGCctcaaaatagtaatattttcccaatttgttATATCAGCTACCAGGTTTTTTggcatgattttgtattttcacaAAGTTGGAATATTTTCTAAAGTCATAagtggtgattttttttataaatcactGACTTATCAAGCATCAAACatgttacttaaaaaaaatatgtttgaatcttgaataaatgttgaaatcttaaaagttaaaaaaaggcTTAATTAGCACATTAACAATCATTCTTGGCACAGTAATTGCCAATTTCCGACATTCTGTTGtaaattacttaaatgttttcaaagtttaagcacatctatatttcaaaattagatTCAGCAGGCTAAAACAGTGCACAAAATAGCATCCTTATGTATTCATTGGTGAAAAATGATACAACTGAATAATGGTACAGTGGTCAACAATTTAGCATATGAGCTAAATATCAAAGCTGATGAAAAAAATCCAACATATTCCTGGGGCAGTATACATAAA
Coding sequences within:
- the LOC128208525 gene encoding uncharacterized protein LOC128208525, with the protein product MDCDSEWQKMMSLRLSSVLDDIGVTQTMIRKTRRTFMTIEKMFTINARLIKNSLELSYVGSKIEGTTTIGLDSDRDANIKFPTYIVIESMSEFCPGRINLLMIKNENTASQFCCLQRVGIDVAAPAEVQLTSTDVKDQYGRVLMTHAEIDEPMKKAFKKVITHGPSRSMVDDIDLVFKFPCLKLPDECKYVSRRPRPGHWPLPETIQKIGNCESCVIPQGSHYSANPKIEWCFSTSQMERILMFDLNLVQIKVYVTLKILKKSFIQPLLGDRLTSYHMKTAVLFTVENYNSEVWTDRNIVACVILCFKTLLRWARQYYMPHYFISDGAANSANPKIEWRLSTSQMQRILMFDLNPLQIKVYVLLKILIKSFIEPLLGDRLSSFHLKTAVLFTVENYNLDVWTDINIVIQMNDYNQKQVALQNLALYVMSNDTDGGHHETAVNMLGHCYEMENKPVMAMHV